AAATCATATCTCCTACTTTCCCTGAGTTAAATTTGACGGCAGAAAAAGTTTTTAAAGCTGGTCAATAATTATTGGATGTACTCAATTATCAGAGGTAGGTAGTTAAAATGAGTGATAAACAATTGCTAGAGAGGATTAAATTCGACAAAAATATTTTAGCTGGTAAACCAATTATTCGAGGATTAAGAATACCAGTGTCAATGATTTTAGAATTACTAGCCAAGGGTGCTAATAATCAAGAAATTCTTGAAGATTACCCAGAATTAGAACTAGAAGATATACAAGCTGCGTTATTTTATGCTGATTATCTTGTTTCTCAATAAGTAGAGATGAAATAGAAAAAGAAATTGCTAGTCGTCGCGGGGGATTACAGGAAACTGACGCATGAAGATAACTTTTATTTTTGATTAATTTTTTATTGTCGATATTCTAGAGTAATGTCTAAAGGAGAAACAGAAATGCACAGTATTAAATTATCAAAGCGTGTCGGGGCAGATGGGATTTTACATTTAGATATTCCAGTAGGGATAACGGATAAAGAAGTAGAAATCATGGTGATTTATCAACCGCTAGAAAAACCAAATCAGCTAAAAACACCAGAGGAATTAGGTTGGCCTCCTGGTTTTTTTGAGCAGACTTATGGTAGTTGTCAGGATGACCCCATTGTTATTGATTCTGAAGGTGATTTTGAAGAAAGGGAAGAAATTGTGTGAGATATTTGCTGGATACTAATGTTTGCGCTCGTTATCTCAATGGTAGGTCACTGGCAATTCGGGAGCGTTTACGAGCAACAAATATTGCAGATATTGCTGTGTGTTCTGTGGTCAAAGGCGAGTTATTTTATGGTGCAATAAAAAGCAATAATCCTGAGAAAACTTTATCTAGACAGCAAGAGTTTCTCAAGTTGTTTGTTTCGCTGCCCTTTGATGATTCTGCTGCCCTCGTTTACGGAAGAATCCGTGCAGAACTGTCAGCTAATGGGACTCCTATTGGCCCCAATGATTTCCAAATTGCAGCTATTGCAATAGCGAATAATTTAATATTGGTTACACATAATACGCGCGAATTTAGTCGAGTGAATGGATTGCAAATTCAAGATTGGGAGGAAGAAATTTGATGGAAGATAGAGATGATTTACTAGAACTTCCAAGCGGATGGACATGGACAATAGTTAGGGAAGTTATTGAAATTATCGATTATAGAGGTAGAACACCCCCTTTTAGTGCGGGTGGAATTGTTCATCTACGTTCATCTAATATTAAAAATTGTCAAGTTATTTGGGAAGATTTAAAGTATGTTTCCGAAGAAATATACAACCAATTTATGACAAGAGGAATACCTCAAAAAGGAGATTTACTTTTAACGACTGAAGGTCCACTAGGAGAAGTAGCACTAGCTCCTGAGCAAAAATTTTCAGTTGCCCAGAGAATGATGATTTTAAGACCAGTTAAAGGTATATTGTTATCAGAATTTTTACTCTATCAAATAGCGGCACCCTGGTTTCAAACCAAATTAAAAGGAGAAGGAACAGGAACTACTGTTACAGGAATTTCTTCCAGAAATTTTCAACCTTTGGAAATTGTTGTATCTCCCCTCAACGAACAACGCCGGATAGTTGCGAAAATAGAGGCGTTGAAGGCTAGGAGTCAGCGAGTGAAGGAGGAGCTTGAGGATATTCCTCAACTGCTAGACCAGTTCCGTCAATCTGTCCTCGCCGCCGCCTTTCGTGGCGACCTCACTGCTGATTGGCGGGAGCAGAACAGTAATGTTGAACCTGCTTCAGTGTTGTTGGACAGGATTTATGAAAAATATAATAATCAATATCAGGAAGATTGTTCTAAAGCTAAAGCAACAGGAAATAGAAAACCCAAAAAACCTGATTGTTTAATTGAATATAACTTGGCTTGGGAAGAAGTGTTTAAAATTCCACAAACTTGGCTAGTAAGACCATTAGGCAAAGTATGTACAAAAGTTACTGATGGCACTCATGACACACCCAAGACAGTTTCACAAGGAATTCCTTATATTACTGCTCAACACATTAGAAATGGTTTTATAGATTTTGAAAATTGTTTCTTTATTCCTGAGAGTGAGCATAAAATTATATATTCACGGTGCAACCCAGAAAAAGGAGATGTAATCATAGTCAATATTGGTGCAGGAACTGCCACACCAGCCCTAGTTAATAGGGACTTTGAATTTAGCATGAAGAATATCGCTCTATTGAAACCAATAACTGAAGTTGTAGATGGAAAGTATCTTGAGTATTACCAACTAGCAATCAAGCCAAATATTTTCTCACGAGTTTCCCGGGGTGGGGCGCAACCTTTTATGAGTTTAAATCTGATTAAAACAATTCCTTTTAAGCTTTCACCACTTTCTGAACAAAAGGAAATTGTCAAAAGAGTAGAATTATTGTTAAACCTTGCTGATAATATTGAACAACAGTACCAAGAAGCCAAAGCTAACATAGACCAACTCGACCAATCAATCCTAGCCAAAGCCTTTCGCGGCGAACTCGTACCCCAAGACCCCGACGACGAACCAGCATCCGTCCTGCTAGAACGCATCCGCGCAGAACGCGCCAAACTCCAAACCAAAACAGCCAAAAAATCCACCACCAAAAGCAGCGCACGACGTACCAAAAAACCCCAACCACAACAAGAAGAATCGGTGCAGCTAGACCTGGGGTTAGAGTAGCGAAGACAAACTAGCGATCGCGCCAACTCAATAACTCATCCTCTCACCCAGAGCTTGACACCCTCTATTTATCGCACAAAAGTAGCCAGAGCAAGCATTTCGCCCTAAATCTCGGAATATCCCTGAATCCCTACCAAACCTCTAAAAAGCTAAAAAGCTAATTTTACAAAAAGCTAAAAAGCTAAATTTAGCTAAAGTCAAAAAGCTAAAAAGATAATTAGCTAAATTTATTAATTGACAAATTAATCAAATGAGTTTAAGTTAATTGGCTAATTTAATAAATTACTAAAAATATATATGTTGACCATTACCGTAAGCTCCTTGAGTGGCGGACAGGGCAAGACGACGACCTCACTGTTCTTGGGGCGGCTGCTATCACGCCAGGGCTTGCCCACCTTGATGCTAGACTCCGACCCCCAACATAATCTCACTACCTATCTGGGGTTTGAGTTAGAACCCAACCAACCAACCCTATTGGAATTTCTCAAAAAAACAGTTGCACCACAAGACTGCATTTACCCAACACAAGACAACGACAACTTATTTCTCATCCCTGCCGATGACCAACTTGATACCGTACAAGATTATTTATCTAACAGTGGAGTGGGTGCAACCTTACTCAAACGACGATTGGAAGCCATCAGCAAAATATTCAAAGTGTGCATTATAGATGCCCCACCCCAGCGATCGCAAATTTGTTTGACAGTCATCGGCGCAGCAGATTTTTTGATTATCCCCGCCGAAGCATCAGTTAAAGGTTACGGTTCGCTAGTGCGGACACTGGACTTACTCAGTGGCTTGCAAGATGTCGGCGCAACGAATGCCCAAGTATTAGGTGTTTTACCCTTCCGCGATCGCTGGTTTGGTAACACCCAAGCCCAAGAAAGTCGGGCGGCTGTAGATGGAATGCGTGACGAAGTTGGCGAGGAGTTAGTTATACCCTCAATCCGCGAATCAGAACGCTATAAACAAGCCATCAACAAACGTACAACTTTGAGCGAGTTGGGATATACCGACTTGGAATATCCATTTGAAATTTTAATTGAGAAAATTCAGGCTGCACTTGGGGGTAAATAATAATGTCAGATAACGTACTCAACCAACTACGCAATAAACGCAATCGCTCCACAGTTGAACCACGCCAGGATGCACTCGTTCCCAAAGTACAACCAGAACCCCAAACAGAAGAACAAAACTCACCACAGGAAACCAGCCCAGTACCAGCTACCGACAACCCAACTGCTACACCAGCAGACACAATCGCTGAACTTCAAGCCGAACTGGAAAAGTACCCCGAAACACGACGACATTCAGCGATCGTTTTAGAAAAAGACCTCGACCAAGAATTAACACGGTTTTGTAAAGATAGGGGCATCACAGTTGAGGTATTTCTAGAAGCTGCTTGGACTTTTGCTAATGCAGATAACGCACTTTTAGAAAAAATTACCACTGAAGCCAAACGCCGCTACGACCAACGTAAGCGAGTTGGTCAAATTAAGCGGTTAATAACTATGTTGAGTAATTCATCAAAGGAATAAATGTTGGGCGATCGCATCGGTGAATGAATGCAACTTACGAGTGTAGTGAATATGCAGCCAGATGAATGATACTGTTTGAGCGTTTGATTGTGATATATGACTAAAACCAACTCAGAAATTTTAGAACAGCTAAAACAGGCATCGTCAGGCTTGTTGTTTATGAGCGAGTCAGATTACCCATTTGAGGTTTTTTTGTGGGAAGGAGTTGCACCTCCTGTTACACCTGAAATAGTCTTGCAGCAGACAGATCATGGACAAGATACGTCTTTTAAAGTGGTAGACATTGACAGCTTTTTTAGCAGAGTAACTACTCCCCAAGACTGGCATGAGGATGCAGAAAAGGCTGTAGTTGCTAAATTTCAAAAACTGCTAGAGGTAATAAAATCGAATTTAAAAAACCCGCAGGTGTATCGCTTGGGAAGGATTGAAATCGATGTTTATATTATTGGTGAAACTCAAAGAGGAAATTTAGCTGGTCTTTCTACTAAAGTTGTGGAAACCTAGATTAATTGTTGTTCAGGTCAATTAACGGTCACATTATCAACTTTAGATTCAATCACTGACTGAATATTTGGGGAAACATTAGACAGGAAATCATAGCCTGTGAGTGTTTCTAATTCGTCAACACTGACTTTATAAGCCCTCCAATCGTTATTTAATTCTGGCTCGTTGGGAATATTCACTGCGATAACGCGAGTATTAGCTGTAATACCTTTAAGCCCTGAGCCTGGGCTATCTAATACAACAACTATCTTCCAAGTGGATTTGGGAACTGTCACTTTACCTTTGAGGGGTTCGCCAAGACTACCACTAGGCCCAGCGACAATATAAAGTTCTTTACCCTGGCTGACTAATTCTCGACAATAATCTTCTAAATTTCCCCACGTATTTCTATTGTTATCGGGTGTCTGGGGCATCATGTTTGTCATCAGGAAAGTAGCTGCATTATCCTCTATTGTTCGGGTGCGGTCTGCTGAAGGTGCAATATGACCTCTGTCATATCCACTTCCAGAGTACATAGAAGGAGTCACTCGCACCCAACCCGCAGGTAAGGTGTTGTCTGGGCGGAAGTTATCTTGACGCTCTGCATCTCCGAACCATGAGGAGTTAAGCTGCCAAGCTACCCAGTTGGCAGTTCCCTTGCTGTTGTTGTAGGAGAGTGCATATTGATTTTTGACCATCAGGTAATTATCAGGCGTAAGCTTTGTTGGCGTTGCACCACTGGGATTTCCCAGCAGTAAATGCACGCTTATTGATGGGGAAAGTTCAGTTAATGGTGGCACTTGGGACTGGGCTGGCGAACAACCGACAATCAACGCCACCAACGCCGCTACAGATACACCCCAATTTCGACAAATTCCCATAAATTGACGCACTCTTAGAGATTTATTTCACTTCAGCATTTCTGATTGTATTTCCTGACTTTCACTCAGCTAGGCTTCAAATTGTAAAGTCTCCTGCCCCATCAGATCTGATTTTTCCTCTCTCGAAGCCATCGCATCGCATCCTTGTACGCATCTTCTCACTAACTCACAGGATGATATAACCCTGTATTTTGGTTAAATTCCCAGCCTAGCCCTGCTCTATCCTTGCTCTTGCACCATGCCACAAAAAGCGCATGAGTGTTTGCCCCAGCTTGCGACACTGGTGCGCTCGCCATAGTACCAGTGCCACAAGATGGGTCAGATAGAGTGCTACACTGCGCTCGCCTACTTCAGTTTGTTACTTCAGTCCAGTATGATTAAATTCTTTTAAAGTTCTAAATTTATGAAAATTACCAGACCACTTTAGGCAATGGAGAATTGAATAATAACAGTAATTTAATGGATATCAACCAACAAAAAGAACAATTTAGCATCACCTATATTAGAGCCATCGCCGCCGTTGCAGGTTATTCTTTATATAGACCAGAAGTAGATAACGATAGTGTAGACTTAGGCATAGTTAGTAGAGGTGGCACAGGTAAAATCC
Above is a genomic segment from Nostoc sp. UHCC 0870 containing:
- the vapC gene encoding type II toxin-antitoxin system tRNA(fMet)-specific endonuclease VapC, translated to MRYLLDTNVCARYLNGRSLAIRERLRATNIADIAVCSVVKGELFYGAIKSNNPEKTLSRQQEFLKLFVSLPFDDSAALVYGRIRAELSANGTPIGPNDFQIAAIAIANNLILVTHNTREFSRVNGLQIQDWEEEI
- a CDS encoding restriction endonuclease subunit S — its product is MEDRDDLLELPSGWTWTIVREVIEIIDYRGRTPPFSAGGIVHLRSSNIKNCQVIWEDLKYVSEEIYNQFMTRGIPQKGDLLLTTEGPLGEVALAPEQKFSVAQRMMILRPVKGILLSEFLLYQIAAPWFQTKLKGEGTGTTVTGISSRNFQPLEIVVSPLNEQRRIVAKIEALKARSQRVKEELEDIPQLLDQFRQSVLAAAFRGDLTADWREQNSNVEPASVLLDRIYEKYNNQYQEDCSKAKATGNRKPKKPDCLIEYNLAWEEVFKIPQTWLVRPLGKVCTKVTDGTHDTPKTVSQGIPYITAQHIRNGFIDFENCFFIPESEHKIIYSRCNPEKGDVIIVNIGAGTATPALVNRDFEFSMKNIALLKPITEVVDGKYLEYYQLAIKPNIFSRVSRGGAQPFMSLNLIKTIPFKLSPLSEQKEIVKRVELLLNLADNIEQQYQEAKANIDQLDQSILAKAFRGELVPQDPDDEPASVLLERIRAERAKLQTKTAKKSTTKSSARRTKKPQPQQEESVQLDLGLE
- a CDS encoding DNA/RNA non-specific endonuclease, which codes for MGICRNWGVSVAALVALIVGCSPAQSQVPPLTELSPSISVHLLLGNPSGATPTKLTPDNYLMVKNQYALSYNNSKGTANWVAWQLNSSWFGDAERQDNFRPDNTLPAGWVRVTPSMYSGSGYDRGHIAPSADRTRTIEDNAATFLMTNMMPQTPDNNRNTWGNLEDYCRELVSQGKELYIVAGPSGSLGEPLKGKVTVPKSTWKIVVVLDSPGSGLKGITANTRVIAVNIPNEPELNNDWRAYKVSVDELETLTGYDFLSNVSPNIQSVIESKVDNVTVN
- a CDS encoding ParA family protein, with the protein product MLTITVSSLSGGQGKTTTSLFLGRLLSRQGLPTLMLDSDPQHNLTTYLGFELEPNQPTLLEFLKKTVAPQDCIYPTQDNDNLFLIPADDQLDTVQDYLSNSGVGATLLKRRLEAISKIFKVCIIDAPPQRSQICLTVIGAADFLIIPAEASVKGYGSLVRTLDLLSGLQDVGATNAQVLGVLPFRDRWFGNTQAQESRAAVDGMRDEVGEELVIPSIRESERYKQAINKRTTLSELGYTDLEYPFEILIEKIQAALGGK
- a CDS encoding nuclease A inhibitor family protein, whose amino-acid sequence is MTKTNSEILEQLKQASSGLLFMSESDYPFEVFLWEGVAPPVTPEIVLQQTDHGQDTSFKVVDIDSFFSRVTTPQDWHEDAEKAVVAKFQKLLEVIKSNLKNPQVYRLGRIEIDVYIIGETQRGNLAGLSTKVVET
- a CDS encoding DUF433 domain-containing protein translates to MSDKQLLERIKFDKNILAGKPIIRGLRIPVSMILELLAKGANNQEILEDYPELELEDIQAALFYADYLVSQ